One window from the genome of Rhodopseudomonas sp. P2A-2r encodes:
- the tnpB gene encoding IS66 family insertion sequence element accessory protein TnpB (TnpB, as the term is used for proteins encoded by IS66 family insertion elements, is considered an accessory protein, since TnpC, encoded by a neighboring gene, is a DDE family transposase.): MIGPTGAVRVMVATRPVDFRKGADGLAALVRESMAADPFSGAVYVFRAKRADRIKLVYWDGTGLCLFAKRLEDGIFRWPKIEDGVIHLSAAQLSALLEGLDWRRVHTARETVTPAQPG, from the coding sequence GTGATCGGCCCGACCGGCGCGGTCCGCGTCATGGTCGCGACCAGACCTGTGGACTTCCGCAAGGGCGCCGATGGGCTGGCGGCACTGGTGCGCGAGAGCATGGCGGCGGATCCGTTCTCTGGCGCGGTCTACGTGTTCCGCGCCAAGCGCGCGGATCGGATCAAGCTGGTGTATTGGGACGGCACGGGTCTGTGTCTGTTCGCCAAGCGGCTGGAGGATGGCATCTTCCGCTGGCCGAAGATCGAAGACGGCGTGATCCATTTATCGGCCGCGCAATTGTCGGCGCTGCTCGAAGGGCTGGATTGGCGGCGTGTCCACACGGCGCGCGAGACGGTGACGCCGGCGCAGCCTGGCTGA
- a CDS encoding acyltransferase family protein: MFFVISGFVIARVALQQDCRTFVFLRISRIYPIYWFYLGLTVGFFKFWQSHTFSTAELLPAILLVPSSSAPIVPVAWSLIYEVYFYAVVSLFIAARIELRSAYLAWAIITATIWIFDSSAFLGSVNTLEFIAGGLLSFFAGGWTDSKLLKLNCPRWIEALGDASYSIYLCHFLLIATLGRLLFSAGLTGWIITAVLSLVMANFAGLASYHWLEKPILRFARIVRNRWA, encoded by the coding sequence ATGTTTTTCGTCATTAGCGGCTTTGTCATAGCCCGCGTGGCCCTTCAGCAAGACTGCAGGACTTTCGTTTTTCTTCGGATTTCGCGTATTTATCCGATTTACTGGTTTTATCTCGGCCTGACCGTTGGCTTTTTCAAATTCTGGCAATCTCATACATTCTCTACCGCAGAGCTTTTGCCTGCGATTTTGTTGGTGCCATCGAGCTCAGCGCCGATCGTACCTGTTGCGTGGTCACTCATCTATGAAGTCTATTTTTATGCGGTCGTTTCCCTGTTCATTGCGGCGAGAATAGAACTTCGATCTGCATATCTGGCCTGGGCCATTATAACAGCGACAATTTGGATCTTCGACAGTTCGGCGTTTCTAGGGTCCGTTAATACTCTCGAATTCATTGCGGGCGGCCTTCTCAGCTTTTTTGCTGGCGGATGGACGGATTCGAAACTTCTAAAGCTCAATTGCCCTCGCTGGATCGAGGCGCTGGGAGACGCCTCGTATTCCATCTATCTGTGCCATTTTCTGTTGATAGCTACTCTCGGGAGGCTTCTTTTTTCGGCGGGTTTAACCGGCTGGATCATTACTGCGGTGCTTTCCTTAGTCATGGCCAACTTTGCGGGGCTAGCAAGTTACCATTGGCTTGAGAAACCGATACTCAGGTTCGCGCGAATTGTCCGAAATAGATGGGCGTAG
- a CDS encoding K(+)-transporting ATPase subunit C produces the protein MLKEIRPAIVILLALTVITGAAYPLAMTGIAGAVFPKQAEGSLLERDGKVVGSTLIGQEFTTDEYFHGRPSATLGPDPKDATKTVPAPYNAVNSMGSNLGPTSQALNDRIKEDVAKLKAENPSMPVPVDLVTTSGSGLDPNISPEGALFQVPRVAKARKLPEERIRALVTAQTEGRFGGLLGEPRVNVLALNLALDAAAK, from the coding sequence ATGTTGAAAGAAATCCGTCCCGCCATCGTCATCCTGCTGGCGCTCACCGTCATCACCGGCGCCGCCTATCCGCTCGCCATGACCGGGATCGCCGGAGCGGTCTTCCCGAAGCAGGCGGAGGGTAGCCTACTGGAACGTGACGGCAAGGTGGTTGGCTCCACGCTGATCGGCCAGGAATTCACCACCGACGAGTATTTCCACGGTCGTCCCTCGGCGACCCTCGGCCCGGACCCGAAGGATGCCACCAAGACGGTGCCGGCGCCCTATAACGCCGTGAACTCGATGGGCTCCAACCTCGGCCCGACGAGCCAGGCGCTGAACGACCGCATCAAGGAAGATGTGGCAAAGCTGAAGGCGGAAAACCCGTCGATGCCGGTGCCGGTTGATCTCGTCACCACCTCGGGCTCCGGGCTCGACCCGAACATCTCGCCGGAGGGTGCACTATTCCAGGTGCCGCGCGTCGCCAAGGCGCGAAAACTGCCGGAAGAAAGGATTCGCGCGCTGGTGACGGCGCAGACCGAAGGCCGCTTCGGCGGCCTGCTCGGCGAGCCCCGTGTCAACGTGCTGGCGCTGAATCTCGCGCTGGACGCGGCGGCGAAATAG
- a CDS encoding PTS sugar transporter subunit IIA yields the protein MRVNEFLSPVDVSINFRAAHHKLALLHGLARIIAKSTCVSANVIASGLEERERLGGTGTGNGVALPHARMSQLKEPVAHFARLERPIDYGAVDDLPVDLVFVLLLPDGAECRPLHALACVARKLRDEETLRLLRRASDTSGLYSVLTA from the coding sequence ATGCGCGTTAACGAATTTCTATCGCCGGTCGACGTTTCGATTAATTTCAGGGCAGCTCATCACAAGCTGGCGCTGCTGCATGGCCTTGCACGGATAATTGCGAAATCGACATGCGTCTCTGCTAATGTCATCGCGTCCGGCCTGGAAGAAAGGGAGCGGCTAGGCGGAACGGGGACGGGGAACGGTGTCGCTCTGCCGCACGCGCGCATGTCCCAGCTTAAGGAGCCAGTTGCTCATTTTGCGCGGCTTGAGAGGCCCATTGACTACGGGGCCGTCGATGATCTTCCAGTTGATCTGGTGTTCGTGCTTCTGCTGCCCGATGGAGCCGAATGCAGGCCGCTTCATGCGCTTGCATGCGTGGCGCGAAAGCTGAGGGATGAGGAAACCCTGAGGCTGCTCAGGCGGGCCAGTGACACATCCGGTTTGTATTCCGTATTGACCGCGTAG
- a CDS encoding response regulator has product MNAAAIKVLVIDDEPPIRKLLRMGLSTQGYDILEASNGKLALELLAQDPALIILDLGLPDIQGHDLLRMIRARNDSVPIVVLSSRGDEAGKVQALDLGADDYLTKPFGMDELLARMRAALRHQLQVHGERPVFKSGELSVDLVRRLVKVSDKDIKLSPKEYELLRVLVQHAGKVLTHRFLLEELWDEVTDAQYLRVYVRQLRQKIEIDPERPYFVLTETGIGYRLRPSD; this is encoded by the coding sequence ATGAATGCCGCCGCCATCAAGGTTCTCGTCATCGACGACGAGCCGCCGATCCGCAAGCTGCTGCGCATGGGCCTCAGCACCCAGGGTTACGACATTCTGGAGGCCAGCAACGGCAAGCTGGCGCTGGAACTGCTAGCGCAGGATCCGGCGCTGATCATCCTCGATCTCGGCCTGCCCGACATCCAGGGCCACGATCTGCTGCGCATGATCCGCGCCCGCAATGACAGCGTGCCCATCGTGGTGCTGTCGAGCCGCGGCGACGAGGCGGGCAAGGTGCAGGCGCTGGATCTCGGTGCCGACGATTATCTGACAAAGCCGTTCGGGATGGACGAGCTGCTGGCGCGTATGCGCGCAGCATTGCGGCATCAATTGCAGGTGCATGGCGAACGCCCGGTGTTCAAGTCCGGCGAGTTGTCGGTCGATCTGGTCCGCCGTCTCGTCAAGGTCAGCGACAAGGATATCAAACTGTCGCCGAAGGAATACGAACTGCTTCGCGTGCTGGTGCAGCATGCCGGCAAGGTGTTGACTCACCGCTTTCTGCTCGAGGAACTTTGGGATGAGGTGACCGACGCCCAGTACCTCCGGGTGTACGTGCGGCAACTCCGGCAGAAAATCGAGATCGATCCGGAGAGGCCATACTTCGTGTTGACCGAAACCGGCATCGGCTATCGGCTGCGTCCGTCAGACTAG
- the corA gene encoding magnesium/cobalt transporter CorA — translation MDAMTNRSKITVPEPGVVASSVYAFGKKIDDVRIEEAGKWSSKDGHVVWIGLLEPGADLLARVQDQLGLHPMAIEDAEKAHQYPKIEQYGDSLFVVARTAQLMDGHIAFGETHIFIGHGYVVSVRHGASTSHAPVRERCESCPTVLKHGEDYILYAILDFIVDNYSPVIETIWTEVDALEAIVLNKPLRTAQFERLYKLRRDLLRLRRAIGPLAEVCRRLEHAESLSIDAEMLPLFRDVSDHVKRAQEEIDSLREVLAFAFEASLMSGQTQQTEITRRLAAWAAILAVPTAVAGIYGMNFEHMPELKWEYGYYIVVAGIVSACSVLYFRFRHYGWL, via the coding sequence ATGGACGCCATGACAAATCGCTCCAAGATCACGGTGCCGGAGCCTGGCGTTGTTGCCTCCAGCGTATACGCTTTCGGCAAAAAGATCGATGACGTTCGGATCGAAGAGGCGGGAAAATGGTCGAGCAAGGATGGTCACGTTGTCTGGATCGGTCTGCTTGAACCTGGTGCCGACCTTTTGGCGCGCGTTCAGGATCAGCTCGGTCTTCATCCCATGGCAATTGAGGACGCCGAGAAGGCGCATCAGTATCCCAAGATCGAGCAGTACGGAGACTCGCTGTTTGTCGTCGCGCGTACAGCACAGCTGATGGACGGGCATATCGCATTTGGCGAAACGCACATCTTCATCGGGCACGGATACGTCGTGTCGGTGCGCCATGGCGCATCGACGTCACACGCTCCCGTCCGTGAGCGTTGCGAATCATGCCCGACGGTCTTGAAGCACGGGGAAGATTACATTCTTTACGCGATACTGGACTTCATCGTAGACAATTACAGTCCAGTCATTGAGACGATCTGGACTGAAGTCGATGCTTTGGAGGCAATAGTACTTAACAAGCCGTTGCGGACCGCGCAGTTCGAACGGCTATACAAGTTGCGCCGGGATCTGCTGAGGTTGCGTAGAGCAATCGGGCCCCTGGCAGAGGTGTGTCGACGCCTCGAACATGCGGAAAGCTTGTCGATCGATGCGGAGATGCTGCCGCTCTTCAGGGATGTTTCCGACCATGTGAAGCGGGCACAGGAAGAAATAGATTCCCTCCGAGAGGTTCTTGCGTTCGCCTTCGAGGCCAGCCTGATGTCCGGCCAGACGCAGCAGACGGAAATCACCCGGCGTCTGGCGGCTTGGGCAGCAATCCTTGCTGTGCCGACGGCAGTTGCGGGCATTTACGGAATGAACTTCGAACACATGCCCGAGTTGAAATGGGAATACGGCTACTACATCGTGGTGGCTGGCATCGTTTCGGCATGCTCGGTACTCTATTTCAGATTTCGGCACTACGGCTGGTTGTGA
- the tnpA gene encoding IS66-like element accessory protein TnpA — translation MDTVDSAITKPVRRLEVFTGAGRRRTWSDADKARVVAEIEASGDSVSGVARRHGLSPQQLFGWRRQVKESQAVVSKDDEPRFVPAVIDAAPSDTGGPRQRKTRRQHRDEPPAGMIEVAIDGVTVRIGAGAPADTIAAVLRALKAGA, via the coding sequence ATGGACACAGTGGATAGTGCTATCACCAAGCCGGTTCGCCGGCTGGAGGTGTTCACCGGTGCGGGGCGCCGTCGGACATGGAGCGACGCGGACAAGGCGCGGGTGGTCGCGGAGATCGAAGCCAGCGGCGACTCGGTTTCCGGGGTGGCACGCCGGCACGGATTGTCGCCGCAGCAATTGTTTGGCTGGCGCCGGCAAGTCAAAGAATCTCAAGCGGTCGTTTCCAAGGATGACGAACCACGGTTCGTCCCGGCGGTCATCGATGCGGCACCGTCCGACACCGGGGGACCTCGGCAGCGCAAGACGCGGCGACAGCATCGGGATGAACCGCCCGCCGGAATGATCGAGGTTGCGATCGACGGCGTGACGGTGCGCATCGGCGCGGGCGCCCCGGCGGACACGATCGCCGCGGTGTTGCGGGCGCTGAAAGCCGGCGCGTGA
- the kdpB gene encoding potassium-transporting ATPase subunit KdpB, which produces METLKLQKRVPMSAMLDAKIVVPAIGSAFAKLDPRLMIKNPVMFVVEVVAALTTVIFVKNLFTGGADLGFAFQIILWLWFTVLFANFAEAVAEGRGKAQAESLKKTRTESQAKLLTGSAGDKSYRMVSGTSLKVGDVVLVEAGDNIPSDGEVIEGVASVNEAAITGESAPVIRESGGDRSAVTGGTQVLSDWIRVKITAAQGSTFIDRMIKLVEGAERQKTPNEIALNILLVGLTIIFVFATVTIPSYAAYAGGSISVVVLVALFVTLIPTTIGALLSAIGIAGMDRLVRFNVLAMSGRAVEAAGDVDTLLLDKTGTITLGNRQATAFRPLRGVTEQELADAAQLASLADETPEGRSIVVLAKEKYGIRGRDMAELGASFVPFTAQTRMSGVDTGSSSVRKGAVDSILAYVTGGATFAVSGNAARATQPAAMSDTAREIQAISDEIAKGGGTPLAVARDGKLLGVIHLKDIVKGGIRERFAELRRMGIRTVMITGDNPMTAAAIAAEAGVDDFLAQATPEDKLQLIRDEQAKGKLVAMCGDGTNDAPALAQADVGVAMNTGTQAAREAGNMVDLDSNPTKLIEVVEIGKQLLMTRGALTTFSIANDVAKYFAIIPAIFLAFYPQLETLNIMRLHSPQSAILSAIIFNAVIIIALIPLALKGVAYRPIGAGALLSRNLLIYGLGGIVVPFIGIKAIDLVVTALHLV; this is translated from the coding sequence ATGGAAACGTTGAAACTGCAAAAGCGCGTGCCGATGTCGGCCATGCTTGACGCAAAAATCGTGGTGCCGGCGATCGGGTCGGCCTTCGCAAAGCTCGATCCGCGGCTGATGATCAAGAACCCCGTGATGTTCGTCGTCGAGGTCGTTGCCGCGCTGACCACGGTGATCTTCGTCAAGAACCTGTTCACCGGCGGCGCCGATCTGGGCTTTGCATTCCAGATCATCCTGTGGCTGTGGTTCACGGTGCTGTTCGCCAACTTCGCTGAAGCTGTTGCCGAAGGCCGCGGCAAGGCGCAGGCGGAGTCGCTGAAGAAGACCCGGACCGAGAGCCAGGCCAAGCTGCTGACCGGCAGCGCGGGCGACAAGTCCTACCGCATGGTCTCGGGCACCAGCCTGAAGGTTGGCGATGTCGTGCTGGTGGAAGCCGGCGACAACATCCCGTCCGACGGCGAGGTGATCGAGGGCGTCGCTTCGGTCAACGAAGCGGCCATCACCGGTGAATCCGCGCCGGTGATCCGGGAATCCGGCGGCGACCGCTCCGCAGTCACCGGCGGCACCCAGGTGCTATCCGACTGGATCCGCGTCAAGATTACCGCGGCGCAGGGCTCCACCTTCATCGACCGCATGATCAAGCTGGTGGAAGGCGCCGAGCGGCAGAAGACGCCGAACGAGATCGCGCTCAACATCCTGCTGGTCGGTCTCACCATCATCTTCGTGTTCGCCACCGTGACCATCCCGAGCTACGCCGCCTATGCCGGCGGTTCGATCTCCGTCGTCGTGCTGGTGGCGCTGTTCGTGACGCTGATCCCGACCACCATCGGCGCGCTGCTGTCGGCCATCGGCATTGCCGGCATGGACCGGCTGGTGCGCTTCAACGTGCTGGCGATGTCCGGCCGTGCGGTAGAAGCCGCCGGCGATGTCGACACGCTGCTGCTCGACAAGACCGGCACCATCACGCTGGGTAACCGCCAGGCGACCGCCTTCCGCCCCCTGCGCGGCGTTACCGAGCAGGAACTGGCCGATGCAGCACAGCTGGCCTCGCTGGCCGACGAGACGCCCGAAGGCCGCTCCATCGTGGTGCTGGCCAAGGAGAAGTACGGCATCCGCGGTCGCGACATGGCCGAGCTCGGTGCCAGCTTCGTGCCGTTCACGGCGCAGACCCGCATGAGCGGTGTCGATACCGGCAGTTCGTCGGTGCGCAAGGGCGCGGTGGATTCCATCCTCGCTTACGTCACCGGCGGCGCGACCTTTGCTGTCTCCGGCAACGCAGCACGGGCGACGCAGCCGGCTGCCATGTCAGACACCGCAAGGGAAATCCAGGCGATCTCCGACGAAATCGCCAAGGGTGGCGGCACGCCGCTGGCGGTGGCCCGCGACGGCAAGCTGCTCGGCGTCATCCACCTCAAGGACATCGTCAAGGGCGGTATCCGCGAGCGCTTCGCCGAGCTACGTCGCATGGGGATCCGTACCGTGATGATCACCGGCGACAATCCGATGACCGCCGCGGCGATCGCCGCCGAAGCCGGCGTCGACGACTTCCTGGCGCAGGCTACACCGGAGGACAAGCTGCAGCTCATTCGTGACGAGCAGGCCAAGGGCAAGCTGGTGGCGATGTGCGGCGACGGCACCAATGACGCGCCGGCACTGGCGCAGGCCGATGTCGGCGTCGCCATGAACACCGGGACGCAAGCGGCGCGCGAGGCGGGCAATATGGTCGACCTCGATTCCAACCCGACCAAGCTGATCGAGGTGGTGGAAATCGGCAAGCAGCTCCTGATGACCCGCGGCGCGCTGACCACGTTCTCCATCGCCAATGATGTCGCAAAGTACTTCGCCATCATCCCGGCGATCTTCCTGGCCTTCTACCCGCAACTCGAGACGCTCAACATCATGCGGCTGCACAGTCCGCAGAGCGCCATCCTGTCGGCGATCATCTTCAACGCGGTGATCATCATCGCGCTGATCCCCCTGGCGCTGAAGGGCGTCGCCTATCGCCCGATCGGCGCCGGCGCGCTGCTCAGCCGCAATCTGCTGATCTATGGCCTCGGCGGCATCGTCGTTCCGTTCATCGGCATCAAGGCGATCGACCTCGTGGTCACCGCTCTGCACCTGGTTTGA
- a CDS encoding sensor histidine kinase: MANQRRDSEHRPSPEALLEAARREDNGTGRLKIFVGAAPGVGKTYEMLQSAHAKRKAGVDVVVGVVETHGRAETEALLDGLEVIPRRKFDYKDQHLEEMDLDALIARHPQIALVDELAHTNAPGSRHPKRYLDVQELLSHGIDVYTAVNIQHIESLNDVVAQITHVRVRETVPDSVFDGADAIELIDLTPDDLIQRLKEGKVYVPRQAERALEHYFSPGNLTALREMSLRRTADRVDEQLLTHMQANAIAGPWAAGERILVCVSEDPRAAGLVRYTKRLADRLHAPWSAISIETRRSLQLTEEQRDRLADTLRLAEALGAEALTIPGAGRRIADDVLGFARANNVTQIVTGKASRSWMFELLRGSVVHDLVRRAGNISVHVIAGDAAAGAVAKKSVQAAERSEPFDPKPYLAALAIVAVALGVAKLIQPMFGIENVDLVFLTAVVSVAVRYGLWPSLLASVVASLCYNFFFLPPVHTFTITEPTNVAAFFFFMLIALLVSNLAARVRSQAVAAMGRVRTTESLYAFSRKLAGTAAMDDVLWATAYQTALMLRVRVVLLLPEQGVITVKAGYPPEDELDKADLAAANWAWANDRPAGRGSDTLPGAKRLFLPMRTGRGPIGVIGIDDDRTGPLLTPDQRRLLDALVDQGALAIERVQLVEDMDRAQRSIESDRLRQALLTSISHDLKTPLASVLGAAGTLRDLATKLSDTEKTELLGTIIDESERLNRFIANLLDMTKLEAGAIVPNSALHDLGEIVGSALRRASKILGDHKVNLELATDPPMLELDAVLFEQVLFNLLDNAAKYAPQGTAITIRAQRDKDSVVLQILDEGAGIPPNDLEHVFDKFYRVQKGDHVRAGTGLGLAISRGFIEAMHGTIAATNRTDRSGAAMIIRLPIPPATEALDTAA; the protein is encoded by the coding sequence ATGGCAAATCAGCGCCGCGACAGTGAACATCGACCCTCGCCGGAAGCGCTGCTGGAAGCGGCCCGGCGGGAGGACAATGGGACAGGGCGGCTGAAGATCTTCGTCGGCGCTGCCCCGGGCGTCGGCAAGACCTACGAGATGCTGCAGAGCGCGCATGCCAAACGCAAGGCCGGCGTCGATGTGGTGGTCGGCGTGGTGGAAACCCACGGCCGCGCCGAGACCGAGGCGCTGCTGGACGGGCTGGAAGTGATCCCGCGGCGCAAGTTCGACTACAAGGATCAGCATCTCGAGGAGATGGATCTTGACGCACTGATCGCCCGGCATCCTCAAATCGCTTTGGTCGACGAACTCGCCCATACCAATGCGCCGGGAAGCCGGCATCCCAAGCGTTACCTCGACGTGCAGGAATTGCTGAGCCACGGCATTGACGTCTACACCGCCGTCAATATCCAGCATATCGAGAGCCTCAACGACGTCGTCGCGCAGATTACCCATGTGAGGGTGCGCGAGACGGTGCCGGACTCGGTATTTGACGGCGCCGATGCCATCGAACTGATCGACCTCACGCCGGACGACCTGATCCAGCGTCTGAAGGAAGGCAAGGTCTATGTGCCCCGGCAGGCCGAGCGGGCGCTCGAGCATTATTTCTCGCCCGGCAATCTCACTGCCTTGCGCGAAATGTCGCTGCGCCGCACGGCCGACCGGGTCGACGAGCAATTGCTCACCCACATGCAGGCCAATGCGATCGCCGGCCCCTGGGCCGCCGGCGAGCGCATCCTGGTGTGCGTCAGCGAGGACCCGCGTGCTGCTGGCCTCGTGCGCTATACCAAGCGCCTCGCCGACCGGCTGCACGCGCCATGGAGCGCGATCAGCATCGAGACAAGGCGCAGCCTGCAGCTCACCGAGGAGCAGCGCGACCGGCTCGCCGACACGCTGCGACTGGCGGAGGCGCTGGGCGCCGAAGCGCTGACCATCCCCGGCGCCGGGCGGCGCATTGCCGACGACGTGCTGGGCTTCGCGCGAGCCAACAACGTCACCCAGATCGTGACTGGAAAGGCGTCGCGGTCGTGGATGTTCGAGCTGCTGCGCGGCTCCGTGGTGCACGACCTGGTACGGCGCGCCGGAAACATCAGCGTGCATGTCATCGCCGGCGATGCCGCCGCGGGCGCCGTGGCGAAGAAGTCGGTGCAGGCGGCCGAGCGCAGCGAGCCGTTCGATCCAAAACCCTATCTCGCCGCGCTGGCCATTGTCGCGGTGGCGCTCGGCGTCGCCAAGCTGATCCAGCCGATGTTCGGCATCGAGAACGTCGATCTGGTGTTCCTCACCGCCGTGGTCAGCGTGGCCGTGCGCTACGGGCTTTGGCCGTCGCTGCTGGCCAGCGTGGTGGCGTCGCTGTGCTACAATTTCTTCTTCCTGCCGCCGGTCCATACCTTCACCATCACCGAGCCGACCAATGTGGCGGCGTTCTTCTTCTTCATGCTGATCGCGCTGCTTGTATCGAATCTGGCAGCGCGGGTGCGCAGCCAGGCGGTGGCGGCGATGGGGCGGGTGCGGACCACTGAATCGCTCTACGCCTTCAGCCGCAAGCTGGCGGGCACGGCAGCCATGGACGACGTACTGTGGGCGACCGCCTACCAGACCGCGCTGATGCTCAGGGTGCGCGTGGTGCTGCTGCTGCCCGAGCAGGGCGTCATCACCGTGAAGGCCGGCTATCCGCCGGAGGACGAACTCGACAAGGCCGATCTCGCCGCCGCCAACTGGGCGTGGGCCAATGATCGCCCGGCCGGGCGGGGCTCGGACACCTTGCCGGGCGCCAAGCGACTGTTCCTGCCGATGCGCACCGGGCGCGGGCCGATCGGCGTGATCGGCATCGATGACGACCGCACCGGACCGCTGCTGACGCCGGACCAGCGCCGGCTGCTCGACGCGCTGGTCGATCAGGGCGCGCTGGCCATCGAACGCGTGCAACTGGTGGAGGACATGGACCGCGCCCAGCGCAGCATCGAATCCGACCGGCTGCGCCAGGCGCTGCTGACCTCGATCTCGCACGACCTGAAGACGCCGCTGGCTTCGGTGCTCGGTGCCGCCGGCACGCTGCGGGACCTCGCGACGAAACTGAGCGACACGGAGAAGACCGAGCTTCTCGGTACCATCATCGACGAATCCGAGCGACTCAACCGCTTCATCGCGAACCTGCTGGACATGACCAAGCTGGAAGCCGGCGCCATCGTGCCCAACAGCGCGCTGCACGATCTCGGCGAGATCGTCGGCAGTGCCCTTCGCCGCGCCAGCAAGATTCTGGGCGATCACAAGGTCAACCTCGAACTCGCGACCGATCCGCCGATGCTGGAACTGGATGCCGTGCTGTTCGAACAGGTGCTGTTCAACCTGCTCGACAATGCCGCCAAATACGCGCCGCAAGGCACTGCGATCACGATCCGGGCGCAGCGCGACAAGGATTCCGTGGTGCTGCAGATTCTCGACGAGGGCGCGGGCATTCCGCCCAACGATCTCGAGCACGTGTTTGACAAATTCTATCGCGTGCAGAAGGGCGATCACGTCCGCGCCGGGACTGGGCTCGGGCTGGCGATCTCGCGCGGCTTCATCGAGGCCATGCACGGCACGATTGCGGCTACCAACCGCACCGACCGCAGCGGCGCCGCCATGATCATCCGGCTGCCGATCCCGCCGGCCACCGAAGCCCTGGACACCGCCGCATGA
- a CDS encoding TM2 domain-containing protein, producing the protein MSNTVTRGENQKYCTDCGSVISARAEICPRCGVRQMSPPGAFGATTASGRSRVAAAIFAILLGGLGIHKFYLGRVGQGILYMLFCWTFVPAIIGLVEGIIYLTMSDADFEMKYG; encoded by the coding sequence TTGTCCAACACGGTCACGCGCGGCGAAAATCAGAAGTACTGTACAGATTGCGGATCAGTAATCAGCGCGCGCGCTGAAATCTGCCCACGGTGCGGGGTGAGGCAGATGAGCCCGCCAGGAGCTTTTGGAGCCACGACGGCAAGCGGCAGAAGCCGAGTTGCGGCAGCAATATTTGCTATTCTGCTCGGGGGCTTAGGCATCCACAAATTTTACCTGGGGCGGGTCGGGCAGGGCATACTCTACATGCTGTTTTGCTGGACCTTCGTGCCCGCGATCATCGGCCTCGTTGAAGGGATAATTTATCTGACAATGAGCGATGCTGATTTTGAGATGAAATACGGCTAG